One part of the Mytilus trossulus isolate FHL-02 chromosome 11, PNRI_Mtr1.1.1.hap1, whole genome shotgun sequence genome encodes these proteins:
- the LOC134690299 gene encoding histone H1-delta-like — MADATAAPAVAPAKSPKKKAAAKPKKPSAHPKYSEMIGKAIAALKERGGSSRQAILKYIMANFNVGKDAKSVNAHLKLALRAGVKNNSLKQSKGTGASGSFRIGEAKVVKKKPAKAKKAAKPKAAKPKKAKTTPKKKKPAAKKPAGEKKAAKPKAKKPAAKKAAKPKKPAAKSPAKKKAAKPKAKKTPKKK, encoded by the coding sequence ATGGCAGACGCAACAGCAGCACCAGCAGTAGCACCAGCTAAATCACCAAAGAAAAAGGcagcagccaagccaaagaagccTTCCGCACATCCTAAATACAGCGAGATGATTGGAAAAGCCATCGCCGCTTTGAAAGAACGTGGAGGTTCCTCAAGGCAAGCAATTCTGAAGTACATCATGGCCAACTTCAACGTCGGAAAAGATGCCAAGTCAGTAAATGCTCATTTAAAACTTGCACTCAGAGCCGGAGTTAAGAACAACAGTTTGAAGCAGTCCAAGGGAACTGGAGCATCCGGCTCTTTCAGAATTGGAGAGGCTAAAGTGGTTAAAAAGAAGCCAGCAAAGGCAAAAAAAGCAGCCAAACCTAAGGCCGCCAAGCCTAAGAAGGCAAAGACCACACCCAAGAAAAAGAAGCCAGCAGCAAAGAAACCAGCTGGAGAGAAAAAGGCGGCcaaaccaaaagcaaaaaaaccagcagcaaagaaagcagccaagccaaagaagccAGCAGCCAAGTCACCAGCCAAAAAGAAGGCAGCCAAACCAAAAGCCAAGaagacaccaaagaagaagtaa